The following are encoded together in the Vespa velutina chromosome 3, iVesVel2.1, whole genome shotgun sequence genome:
- the LOC124947796 gene encoding DNA mismatch repair protein Msh2 isoform X3, translating into MHWIQNYNKSSSTIRFFNRGDYYTLHGSDALFAAKEVFKTTSVCKMLGAEPHKTEGVILNKSHFEAFIRDLLLVKQYRVEVYINQGSSKNQNWVLEYKGSPGNLSQFEDTLFANNDIALGVSVIAIKLGIEGKSRIVGLSCLDTVATSFSVCEFQDSESFSNLETFIVTLNPKECLLVQGEGSYEFDTLKQVIERSNILVTLRKKSEFSSDSVVQDLNTLIKFKKGQQQNAQSLPEVNLTLAMSATSALIKYLDLTSDEGNIHQFSLEQIKQSRYLKLDTAAIKALNIEPRLDVSSNLNGNVPASILTLLDKCRTPQGHRLIAQWIRQPLTDLALIKERHDIVEVLVKSNELRSALSEDHLRRIPDLQQLAKKLCRKKAHLQDCYKIYMSVSHLPRLIQQLSDASDITALKELIINPLKELVNDMDKFQQMIEQTIDLDAAEKGDFLVRPDFDDELKELKEEMNEMEEKVQSQLSKVADDLSLESGKSLKLETNQQFGYYFRITLKEEKILRNKKNYSILDSNKSGVRFRNNKLSELNDEYIAAREKYTTQQKTVVTEIIEIAAGYTSPIKSIGDVIACLDVLVAFALAAANAHKAYIRPEMLSSEHGEFNLIQVRHPCLEIQDGVDYIANDVYFKRDEIHCYIITGPNMGGKSTYIRSAGVTALMAHIGSFVPCDKATISLLDCILARIGADDSQLKGLSTFMMEMIETAAILRTATSNSLVIIDELGRGTSTYEGCGIAWSIAEHLAKEIKSYCLFATHFHEVTRLSEEISTVKNQHVTALVQNDKLTLLYKIKPGVCDQSFGIHVAKMANFPNNVIEFAKRKQTELEDYQGTVFEGSNCPEKKRKIIKEADGLIAEFFNKCKTLDKSLPNPELRDKILEYKKEIRSHKNPYIEALLSEVF; encoded by the exons ATGCATTggatacaaaattataat aaatcaaGTTCTACTATACGATTTTTTAACAGAGgtgattattatacattacatGGAAGCGATGCTTTATTCGCTGCCAAAGAAGTTTTTAAAACAACATCTGTTTGCAAAATGCTTGGTGCTG aaccTCATAAAACTGAAGgtgttatattaaataaaagtcaTTTTGAGGCATTTATACGTGACTTATTATTAGTAAAACAATATAGAGTAGAAGTTTACATCAATCAAGGATCGTCAAAAAATCAAAACTGGGTATTAGAATATAAAGGATCACCTGGTAATCTGTCACAATTTGAAGATACATTATTTGCTAACAATGATATTGCACTTGGAGTGTCAGTAATTGCTATAAAATTAGGGATAGAAGGAAAATCCAGA atCGTAGGTTTAAGCTGTCTTGATACTGTAGCAACTTCTTTCTCAGTTTGTGAATTCCAAGATAGTGAATCTTTCTCAAATTTAGAAACATTTATTGTTACACTTAATCCAAAAGAATGTTTGCTAGTTCAAGGAGAAGGTAGTTATGAGTTTGATACTTTAAAGCAG gtAATAGAAAGAAGTAATATTTTAGTtactttaagaaaaaagagcgagTTTTCTAGTGATTCAGTTGTACAAgatttaaatacattaatcaaatttaaaaaaggcCAGCAACAAAATGCTCAATCTTTACCTGAAGTAAATTTAACATTAGCTATGTCAGCTACATCtgcattaattaaatatttggat cTGACGTCTGATGAGGGAAATATTCATCAATTTAGCCtagaacaaataaaacaatCACGCTATTTAAAATTGGATACAGCAGCTATAAAAGCTCTTAATATTGAGCCTCGTTTAGATGTATCTTCTAATTTAAATGGAAATGTACCTGCAAGTATTTTGACTTTATTGGATAAATGCAGAACTCCACAAGGTCATAGATTAATTGCACAATGGATTAGGCAGCCTCTTACAGATTTGGCacttataaaagaaagacatGATATTGTAGAAGTATTAGTCAAAAGCAATGAATTGAGATCTGCCCTTAGCGAAGATCATTTAAGACGTATACCAGACTTACAACAATTAGCTAAAAAattatgtagaaaaaaagCTCATCTTCAAGACTGTTACAA AATTTATATGAGCGTGTCTCATTTGCCAAGATTGATACAACAACTTTCTGATGCTTCTGATATAACAGCATTAAAAGAATTGATTATAAATCCATTAAAAGAACTTGTTAACGATATGGATAAATTTCAACAAATGATTGAGCAGACTATTGATTTAGATGCAGCGGAAAAGGGAGATTTTTTAGTACGTCCAGATTTTGACGATGAATTAAAAG AActaaaggaagaaatgaatgaaatggaagaaaaagtacAATCTCAATTAAGTAAAGTAGCTGATGATTTGAGTTTAGAATCaggaaaatcattaaaattggaAACCAATCAACAGTTTGGCTATTACTTTCGAATAAcattaaaggaagaaaagatactaagaaataaaaagaattattctatattaGACTCCAACAAAAGTGGTGTaagatttagaaataataaattaagtgAATTGAATGATGAATATATTGCTGCTAGAGAGAAATATACAACTCAACAGAAAACTGTTGTTacagaaattattgaaattgcag CCGGATATACTAGTCCGATTAAAAGTATTGGAGACGTTATCGCGTGTCTTGACGTTCTCGTGGCATTTGCCTTAGCTGCAGCAAACGCACATAAAGCATACATACGCCCAGAAATGCTTTCTAGTGAGCACGGCGAATTTAATCTTATTCAAGTGAGACATCCTTGTTTGGAAATACAAGACGGTGTAGATTATATCGCTAACGACGTATATTTCAAAAGAG atgAGATTCATTGTTACATTATAACTGGTCCAAACATGGGCGGTAaaagtacgtatatacgttctGCTGGTGTAACTGCATTAATGGCACACATTGGAAGTTTTGTTCCTTGTGATAAAGCAACAATATCTTTATTGGATTGTATATTAGCAAGAATTGGAGCTGATGATTCACAATTAAAAGGGCTCTCAACGTTTATGATGGAAATGATAGAAACAGCTGCTATTTTAAGG acaGCAACATCTAATTCACTTGTCATTATTGATGAACTTGGTAGAGGTACATCAACGTATGAAGGATGTGGTATTGCTTGGTCCATAGCaga gCATCTagcaaaagaaattaaatcttaTTGCTTATTTGCAACACATTTTCATGAAGTTACGAGACTTTCTGAGGAAATATCTACTGTTAAAAATCAACACGTAACAGCTCTTGTACAAAACGATAAACTTACTTTACTTTATAAGATAAAGCCTGGTGTTTGTGATCAAAGCTTCGGTATTCATGTTGCTAAGATGGCTAATTTTCCAAATAACGTAATAGAG TTTGCTAAGCGAAAACAAACAGAATTAGAGGATTATCAAGGAACAGTTTTTGAAGGATCTAATTGTCcagaaaaaaagcgaaaaattataaag gaAGCTGATGGTTTGATAGCCGAGTTTTTCAATAAATGCAAAACATTAGATAAATCTTTACCAAATCCAGAGCTAAGAGATAAGAtcttagaatataaaaaagaaattcgttctCATAAAAATCCATATATCGAAGCATTATTATCAGAAGTTTTCTaa
- the LOC124947796 gene encoding DNA mismatch repair protein Msh2 isoform X1 — MYMSLVYNINKNDLFYLCKNESRMKSNTGFQKSSSTIRFFNRGDYYTLHGSDALFAAKEVFKTTSVCKMLGAEPHKTEGVILNKSHFEAFIRDLLLVKQYRVEVYINQGSSKNQNWVLEYKGSPGNLSQFEDTLFANNDIALGVSVIAIKLGIEGKSRIVGLSCLDTVATSFSVCEFQDSESFSNLETFIVTLNPKECLLVQGEGSYEFDTLKQVIERSNILVTLRKKSEFSSDSVVQDLNTLIKFKKGQQQNAQSLPEVNLTLAMSATSALIKYLDLTSDEGNIHQFSLEQIKQSRYLKLDTAAIKALNIEPRLDVSSNLNGNVPASILTLLDKCRTPQGHRLIAQWIRQPLTDLALIKERHDIVEVLVKSNELRSALSEDHLRRIPDLQQLAKKLCRKKAHLQDCYKIYMSVSHLPRLIQQLSDASDITALKELIINPLKELVNDMDKFQQMIEQTIDLDAAEKGDFLVRPDFDDELKELKEEMNEMEEKVQSQLSKVADDLSLESGKSLKLETNQQFGYYFRITLKEEKILRNKKNYSILDSNKSGVRFRNNKLSELNDEYIAAREKYTTQQKTVVTEIIEIAAGYTSPIKSIGDVIACLDVLVAFALAAANAHKAYIRPEMLSSEHGEFNLIQVRHPCLEIQDGVDYIANDVYFKRDEIHCYIITGPNMGGKSTYIRSAGVTALMAHIGSFVPCDKATISLLDCILARIGADDSQLKGLSTFMMEMIETAAILRTATSNSLVIIDELGRGTSTYEGCGIAWSIAEHLAKEIKSYCLFATHFHEVTRLSEEISTVKNQHVTALVQNDKLTLLYKIKPGVCDQSFGIHVAKMANFPNNVIEFAKRKQTELEDYQGTVFEGSNCPEKKRKIIKEADGLIAEFFNKCKTLDKSLPNPELRDKILEYKKEIRSHKNPYIEALLSEVF; from the exons atgtacatgtCTTTGgtttataacataaataagaatgatttattttatttatgtaagaATGAAAGCAGGATGAAAAGTAATACTGGCTTCCAG aaatcaaGTTCTACTATACGATTTTTTAACAGAGgtgattattatacattacatGGAAGCGATGCTTTATTCGCTGCCAAAGAAGTTTTTAAAACAACATCTGTTTGCAAAATGCTTGGTGCTG aaccTCATAAAACTGAAGgtgttatattaaataaaagtcaTTTTGAGGCATTTATACGTGACTTATTATTAGTAAAACAATATAGAGTAGAAGTTTACATCAATCAAGGATCGTCAAAAAATCAAAACTGGGTATTAGAATATAAAGGATCACCTGGTAATCTGTCACAATTTGAAGATACATTATTTGCTAACAATGATATTGCACTTGGAGTGTCAGTAATTGCTATAAAATTAGGGATAGAAGGAAAATCCAGA atCGTAGGTTTAAGCTGTCTTGATACTGTAGCAACTTCTTTCTCAGTTTGTGAATTCCAAGATAGTGAATCTTTCTCAAATTTAGAAACATTTATTGTTACACTTAATCCAAAAGAATGTTTGCTAGTTCAAGGAGAAGGTAGTTATGAGTTTGATACTTTAAAGCAG gtAATAGAAAGAAGTAATATTTTAGTtactttaagaaaaaagagcgagTTTTCTAGTGATTCAGTTGTACAAgatttaaatacattaatcaaatttaaaaaaggcCAGCAACAAAATGCTCAATCTTTACCTGAAGTAAATTTAACATTAGCTATGTCAGCTACATCtgcattaattaaatatttggat cTGACGTCTGATGAGGGAAATATTCATCAATTTAGCCtagaacaaataaaacaatCACGCTATTTAAAATTGGATACAGCAGCTATAAAAGCTCTTAATATTGAGCCTCGTTTAGATGTATCTTCTAATTTAAATGGAAATGTACCTGCAAGTATTTTGACTTTATTGGATAAATGCAGAACTCCACAAGGTCATAGATTAATTGCACAATGGATTAGGCAGCCTCTTACAGATTTGGCacttataaaagaaagacatGATATTGTAGAAGTATTAGTCAAAAGCAATGAATTGAGATCTGCCCTTAGCGAAGATCATTTAAGACGTATACCAGACTTACAACAATTAGCTAAAAAattatgtagaaaaaaagCTCATCTTCAAGACTGTTACAA AATTTATATGAGCGTGTCTCATTTGCCAAGATTGATACAACAACTTTCTGATGCTTCTGATATAACAGCATTAAAAGAATTGATTATAAATCCATTAAAAGAACTTGTTAACGATATGGATAAATTTCAACAAATGATTGAGCAGACTATTGATTTAGATGCAGCGGAAAAGGGAGATTTTTTAGTACGTCCAGATTTTGACGATGAATTAAAAG AActaaaggaagaaatgaatgaaatggaagaaaaagtacAATCTCAATTAAGTAAAGTAGCTGATGATTTGAGTTTAGAATCaggaaaatcattaaaattggaAACCAATCAACAGTTTGGCTATTACTTTCGAATAAcattaaaggaagaaaagatactaagaaataaaaagaattattctatattaGACTCCAACAAAAGTGGTGTaagatttagaaataataaattaagtgAATTGAATGATGAATATATTGCTGCTAGAGAGAAATATACAACTCAACAGAAAACTGTTGTTacagaaattattgaaattgcag CCGGATATACTAGTCCGATTAAAAGTATTGGAGACGTTATCGCGTGTCTTGACGTTCTCGTGGCATTTGCCTTAGCTGCAGCAAACGCACATAAAGCATACATACGCCCAGAAATGCTTTCTAGTGAGCACGGCGAATTTAATCTTATTCAAGTGAGACATCCTTGTTTGGAAATACAAGACGGTGTAGATTATATCGCTAACGACGTATATTTCAAAAGAG atgAGATTCATTGTTACATTATAACTGGTCCAAACATGGGCGGTAaaagtacgtatatacgttctGCTGGTGTAACTGCATTAATGGCACACATTGGAAGTTTTGTTCCTTGTGATAAAGCAACAATATCTTTATTGGATTGTATATTAGCAAGAATTGGAGCTGATGATTCACAATTAAAAGGGCTCTCAACGTTTATGATGGAAATGATAGAAACAGCTGCTATTTTAAGG acaGCAACATCTAATTCACTTGTCATTATTGATGAACTTGGTAGAGGTACATCAACGTATGAAGGATGTGGTATTGCTTGGTCCATAGCaga gCATCTagcaaaagaaattaaatcttaTTGCTTATTTGCAACACATTTTCATGAAGTTACGAGACTTTCTGAGGAAATATCTACTGTTAAAAATCAACACGTAACAGCTCTTGTACAAAACGATAAACTTACTTTACTTTATAAGATAAAGCCTGGTGTTTGTGATCAAAGCTTCGGTATTCATGTTGCTAAGATGGCTAATTTTCCAAATAACGTAATAGAG TTTGCTAAGCGAAAACAAACAGAATTAGAGGATTATCAAGGAACAGTTTTTGAAGGATCTAATTGTCcagaaaaaaagcgaaaaattataaag gaAGCTGATGGTTTGATAGCCGAGTTTTTCAATAAATGCAAAACATTAGATAAATCTTTACCAAATCCAGAGCTAAGAGATAAGAtcttagaatataaaaaagaaattcgttctCATAAAAATCCATATATCGAAGCATTATTATCAGAAGTTTTCTaa
- the LOC124947800 gene encoding actin-related protein 6-like, which translates to MDPAIFPEEIWIKILLHCDVPDIIAFGNTCSYLRKTSSSEYLWKVKWLQLLSQVQFKFPDIKQLQSFSVNFKGMCYRLHMIITLGENVRFPKCCNCNGYTCQRNCVEELNAKVIIEIGNKYTWAITPSDCLKRHFSMFAVPKNFNKEYEEEVLIPNIPSCSTCPISKGKSLARKLKLLGFHDTELPTTRLFCLFCNPFQLFKEKKKLIKLHSYLSFTKSNSIYQKLINGYCTDTVKILGIPNIEVFSPAEALLNSGTFLILKIFLDHLFHQMDLNVTLKKPNAVLMFCEPLAIHPALRKQLLHYLFQEVKVTRVCLVPKPLTACAILDIETCIVVDSGALNTTVAVVIGGRVMPQRWKLLPVGGWHVAYHLKQAMHWKRKEYHQIPISYLDTLAVKERCRLSYNIKNEEREGVQKIKEHINLRIDSCNEFKQFWHLTFEEQNEPMYQRVSLGSELYIAPEMMYISLGLPEVIKEVTSGLPEDTMHDCLSHILLTGGNTDLSGFKSRLTKDLRELLPEYSEILEVRSCPGTHGWNVAMGSTHVSLATHPDKTPPEYIEGNPFWLSREEYVLFGCDSLE; encoded by the exons ATGGATCCTGCTATATTTCCTGAAGAGAtttggataaaaattttattacattgcGATGTACCTGATATTATTGCATTTGGTAATACCTGTagttatttaagaaaaacatCAAGTAGCGAATATTTATG GAAAGTAAAATGGCtacagttattatcgcaaGTACAGTTTAAATTTCCTGACATAAAGCAGTTGCAATCATTTTCTGTCAATTTTAAGGGAATGTGTTATAGACTACATATGATAATTACATTAGGTGAAAATGTACGATTTCCAAAGTGTTGCAATTGCAATGGATATACGTGTCAAAGAAATTGCGTGGAAGAGTTAAATGCTAAAGTTATAATCGaaataggaaataaatatacatgggCAATTACACCATCTGATTGTTTAAAGAGGCATTTTTCTATGTTTGCCGTcccaaaaaattttaataaggaATATGAGGAGGAGGTACTGATACCAAATATACCAAGCTGTAGTACATGTCCAATAAGTAAAGGAAAATCATTAGCaaggaaattaaaattattaggaTTTCATGATACTGAATTACCTACAACAAGACTATTTTGTCTATTTTGTAAtccatttcaattatttaaagaaaagaaaaaattaattaaacttcATAGTTATCTTTCCTTTACAAAATCTAATTCTATTTATCAGAAACTTATAAATGGTTATTGTACAGATACCGTAAAAATTCTTGGTATACCAAATATTGAAGTTTTTAGTCCAGCCGAAGCTTTATTAAATAGTGgaacatttttaattcttaaaatttttcttgatcATTTGTTTCATCAAATGGATTTAAATGTAACATTAAAAAAGCCAAATGCAGTACTCATGTTTTGCGAGCCATTGGCTATACATCCTGCTTTAAGGAAACAATTATTACACTATTTATTTCAAGAAGTTAAAGTAACAAg AGTATGTTTGGTTCCAAAACCTTTAACAGCATGTGCTATATTGGATATAGAAACATGTATTGTAGTCGATAGTGGTGCATTAAACACAACAGTTGCTGTAGTAATTGGCGGAAGAGTCATGCCTCAACGTTGGAAACTGTTACCAGTAGGTGGTTGGCATGTTGCTTATCACTTGAAACAAGCTATGCACTGGAAACGTAAAGAATATCATCAAATTCCAATATCTTATCTTGATACTCTAGCTGTAAAAGAGAGATGTAGACTgagttataatattaaaaatgaggaaagggaaggagtacagaaaataaaagaacatattAATCTTAGAATTGACAGCTGTAATGAATTCAAACAATTTTgg cattTAACGTTTGAAGAACAAAATGAGCCCATGTATCAAAGAGTGTCATTAGGTTCAGAATTATATATTGCACCTGAGATGATGTATATTAGTCTTGGATTACCagaagtaataaaagaagTTACATCTGGTTTGCCGGAAGATACAATGCACGATTGCCTTTCACACATTCTACTTACTGGGGGTAATACAGATTTATCTGGTTTCAAATCGAGACTAACTAAAGATTTGCGAGAATTGTTACCTGAATATAGTGAAATTTTGGAAGTAAGAAGTTGTCCTGGTACACATGGTTGGAATGTTGCAATGGGATCTACACATGTATCATTAGCTACACACCctg
- the LOC124947796 gene encoding DNA mismatch repair protein Msh2 isoform X2: protein MAVQPNQQFSMDPPSQISFVRYFKNLPEKSSSTIRFFNRGDYYTLHGSDALFAAKEVFKTTSVCKMLGAEPHKTEGVILNKSHFEAFIRDLLLVKQYRVEVYINQGSSKNQNWVLEYKGSPGNLSQFEDTLFANNDIALGVSVIAIKLGIEGKSRIVGLSCLDTVATSFSVCEFQDSESFSNLETFIVTLNPKECLLVQGEGSYEFDTLKQVIERSNILVTLRKKSEFSSDSVVQDLNTLIKFKKGQQQNAQSLPEVNLTLAMSATSALIKYLDLTSDEGNIHQFSLEQIKQSRYLKLDTAAIKALNIEPRLDVSSNLNGNVPASILTLLDKCRTPQGHRLIAQWIRQPLTDLALIKERHDIVEVLVKSNELRSALSEDHLRRIPDLQQLAKKLCRKKAHLQDCYKIYMSVSHLPRLIQQLSDASDITALKELIINPLKELVNDMDKFQQMIEQTIDLDAAEKGDFLVRPDFDDELKELKEEMNEMEEKVQSQLSKVADDLSLESGKSLKLETNQQFGYYFRITLKEEKILRNKKNYSILDSNKSGVRFRNNKLSELNDEYIAAREKYTTQQKTVVTEIIEIAAGYTSPIKSIGDVIACLDVLVAFALAAANAHKAYIRPEMLSSEHGEFNLIQVRHPCLEIQDGVDYIANDVYFKRDEIHCYIITGPNMGGKSTYIRSAGVTALMAHIGSFVPCDKATISLLDCILARIGADDSQLKGLSTFMMEMIETAAILRTATSNSLVIIDELGRGTSTYEGCGIAWSIAEHLAKEIKSYCLFATHFHEVTRLSEEISTVKNQHVTALVQNDKLTLLYKIKPGVCDQSFGIHVAKMANFPNNVIEFAKRKQTELEDYQGTVFEGSNCPEKKRKIIKEADGLIAEFFNKCKTLDKSLPNPELRDKILEYKKEIRSHKNPYIEALLSEVF from the exons atggcTGTACAACCAAATCAACAATTTAGTATGG atCCACCTTCTCAAATCAGTTTTGTTAGGTATTTCAAGAATCTTCCAGAA aaatcaaGTTCTACTATACGATTTTTTAACAGAGgtgattattatacattacatGGAAGCGATGCTTTATTCGCTGCCAAAGAAGTTTTTAAAACAACATCTGTTTGCAAAATGCTTGGTGCTG aaccTCATAAAACTGAAGgtgttatattaaataaaagtcaTTTTGAGGCATTTATACGTGACTTATTATTAGTAAAACAATATAGAGTAGAAGTTTACATCAATCAAGGATCGTCAAAAAATCAAAACTGGGTATTAGAATATAAAGGATCACCTGGTAATCTGTCACAATTTGAAGATACATTATTTGCTAACAATGATATTGCACTTGGAGTGTCAGTAATTGCTATAAAATTAGGGATAGAAGGAAAATCCAGA atCGTAGGTTTAAGCTGTCTTGATACTGTAGCAACTTCTTTCTCAGTTTGTGAATTCCAAGATAGTGAATCTTTCTCAAATTTAGAAACATTTATTGTTACACTTAATCCAAAAGAATGTTTGCTAGTTCAAGGAGAAGGTAGTTATGAGTTTGATACTTTAAAGCAG gtAATAGAAAGAAGTAATATTTTAGTtactttaagaaaaaagagcgagTTTTCTAGTGATTCAGTTGTACAAgatttaaatacattaatcaaatttaaaaaaggcCAGCAACAAAATGCTCAATCTTTACCTGAAGTAAATTTAACATTAGCTATGTCAGCTACATCtgcattaattaaatatttggat cTGACGTCTGATGAGGGAAATATTCATCAATTTAGCCtagaacaaataaaacaatCACGCTATTTAAAATTGGATACAGCAGCTATAAAAGCTCTTAATATTGAGCCTCGTTTAGATGTATCTTCTAATTTAAATGGAAATGTACCTGCAAGTATTTTGACTTTATTGGATAAATGCAGAACTCCACAAGGTCATAGATTAATTGCACAATGGATTAGGCAGCCTCTTACAGATTTGGCacttataaaagaaagacatGATATTGTAGAAGTATTAGTCAAAAGCAATGAATTGAGATCTGCCCTTAGCGAAGATCATTTAAGACGTATACCAGACTTACAACAATTAGCTAAAAAattatgtagaaaaaaagCTCATCTTCAAGACTGTTACAA AATTTATATGAGCGTGTCTCATTTGCCAAGATTGATACAACAACTTTCTGATGCTTCTGATATAACAGCATTAAAAGAATTGATTATAAATCCATTAAAAGAACTTGTTAACGATATGGATAAATTTCAACAAATGATTGAGCAGACTATTGATTTAGATGCAGCGGAAAAGGGAGATTTTTTAGTACGTCCAGATTTTGACGATGAATTAAAAG AActaaaggaagaaatgaatgaaatggaagaaaaagtacAATCTCAATTAAGTAAAGTAGCTGATGATTTGAGTTTAGAATCaggaaaatcattaaaattggaAACCAATCAACAGTTTGGCTATTACTTTCGAATAAcattaaaggaagaaaagatactaagaaataaaaagaattattctatattaGACTCCAACAAAAGTGGTGTaagatttagaaataataaattaagtgAATTGAATGATGAATATATTGCTGCTAGAGAGAAATATACAACTCAACAGAAAACTGTTGTTacagaaattattgaaattgcag CCGGATATACTAGTCCGATTAAAAGTATTGGAGACGTTATCGCGTGTCTTGACGTTCTCGTGGCATTTGCCTTAGCTGCAGCAAACGCACATAAAGCATACATACGCCCAGAAATGCTTTCTAGTGAGCACGGCGAATTTAATCTTATTCAAGTGAGACATCCTTGTTTGGAAATACAAGACGGTGTAGATTATATCGCTAACGACGTATATTTCAAAAGAG atgAGATTCATTGTTACATTATAACTGGTCCAAACATGGGCGGTAaaagtacgtatatacgttctGCTGGTGTAACTGCATTAATGGCACACATTGGAAGTTTTGTTCCTTGTGATAAAGCAACAATATCTTTATTGGATTGTATATTAGCAAGAATTGGAGCTGATGATTCACAATTAAAAGGGCTCTCAACGTTTATGATGGAAATGATAGAAACAGCTGCTATTTTAAGG acaGCAACATCTAATTCACTTGTCATTATTGATGAACTTGGTAGAGGTACATCAACGTATGAAGGATGTGGTATTGCTTGGTCCATAGCaga gCATCTagcaaaagaaattaaatcttaTTGCTTATTTGCAACACATTTTCATGAAGTTACGAGACTTTCTGAGGAAATATCTACTGTTAAAAATCAACACGTAACAGCTCTTGTACAAAACGATAAACTTACTTTACTTTATAAGATAAAGCCTGGTGTTTGTGATCAAAGCTTCGGTATTCATGTTGCTAAGATGGCTAATTTTCCAAATAACGTAATAGAG TTTGCTAAGCGAAAACAAACAGAATTAGAGGATTATCAAGGAACAGTTTTTGAAGGATCTAATTGTCcagaaaaaaagcgaaaaattataaag gaAGCTGATGGTTTGATAGCCGAGTTTTTCAATAAATGCAAAACATTAGATAAATCTTTACCAAATCCAGAGCTAAGAGATAAGAtcttagaatataaaaaagaaattcgttctCATAAAAATCCATATATCGAAGCATTATTATCAGAAGTTTTCTaa